The proteins below come from a single Kryptolebias marmoratus isolate JLee-2015 linkage group LG12, ASM164957v2, whole genome shotgun sequence genomic window:
- the LOC112450944 gene encoding zinc finger protein 774-like isoform X2, translated as MPSVQSLKEFISERLTAAAEEILTEFEKTIVQYEEEIDRQRRLLDINSKAQLNLYNIELPQHYIWKEKDVLTDQQVHEQESKSSLVQEEPEPPQIKDEQEEICTNQDEEQLSLKREADTFMVTPDYKEINHKEPEPLQEEPERPQVKEEPEKVCIGQDEEQILLMQDAEDRSHRGPEKTIVQYEEEIDRQRRLLGISWKPQIYLHRIELPQQNVWKEKRILTDQQLCNQERNSCLDHEEPEPPQMMDDHGEQEPLHVTKEQGEPEFPQMKVNHENPEVPDKKEGQVKPETPTYKELNHLKLEPNEDKLLYQNSLEAENQDQEPIRNVDPGSSRDEELKQHKRRPQTRGHRDNVDSPKLKRDQKKCFLCVTCGKQFSVKRTLTVHMRTHTGEKPFKCQTCGKSFNQRSNLVIHMRTHTGEKPFNCQTCGKSYSQQNSFKYHMRTHTVEKPFKCQTCGKRFNQRSDLVKHMTIHRGQEG; from the exons ATGCCTTCAGTTCAGTCTCTGAAAGAGTTCATCAGCGAGCgactaactgctgctgctgaagaaatactcacagagtttgaaaaaaccATCGTCCAGTACGAGGAAGAGATCGACCGTCAGCGCAGACTGCTGGACATCAACTCGAAAGCACAATTAAATCTGTACAACATAGAACTCCCACAGCATTACATCTGGAAGGAAAAGGATGTTCTCACTGACCAACAAGTTCACGAACAGGAAAGTAAGTCCAGTTTGGTccaggaggaaccagaacctccacaAATTAAAGACGAACAGGAGGAAATATGTACCAATCAGGATGAAGAGCAACTTTCACTGAAGCGGGAGGCCGATACGTTTATGGTGACTCCTGATTATAAAGAAATTAACCACAAGGAACCAGAGCCTCTCCAGGAGGAACCAGAGCGTCCACAGGTGAAAGAGGAACCAGAGAAAGTCTGCATTGGTCAAGATGaagaacagattttactgaTGCAGGATGCTGAGGACAGAAGCCACCGGGGACCAGAAAAAACCATTGTTCAGTACGAGGAAGAGATCGACCGTCAGCGTAGACTGCTGGGTATCAGCTGGAAACCACAGATATACCTCCACAGGATAGAACTCCCACAGCAGAACGTCTGGAAGGAGAAGAGGATTCTCACTGACCAGCAGCTCTGTAACCAGGAGAGGAACTCATGTTTGGACCACGAAGAACCGGAGCCTCCACAGATGATGGATGACCATGGGGAACAAGAACCTCTGCATGTTACGAAAGAACAGGGGGAACCAGAATTTCCACAGATGAAAGTGAACCATGAGAATCCAGAAGTTCCAGACAAAAAAGAAGGCCAGGTAAAACCAGAAACTCCTACTTATAAGGAACTAAACCACTTGAAACTAGAACCAAACGAGGACAAACTCCTGTATCAGAACTCTCTTGAAGCAGAGAACCAAGATCAGGAACCAATCAGGAATGTAGACCCAGGATCCAGCAGAGATGAAGAGCTGAAACAACATAAGAGACGTCCACAAACCAGAGGTCATCGAGACAATGTAGACAGTCCAAAACTAAAGAGAgaccaaaaaaagtgttttttgtgtgtgacttgTGGAAAACAATTCAGTGTGAAAAGAACTTTAACTGTTcacatgagaactcacacaggtgagaagcctttcAA GTGTCAGACCTGTggaaaaagttttaatcaaagatccAATTTAGTCATccacatgagaactcacacaggtgagaagcctttTAATTGTCAGACCTGTGGAAAAAGTTACAGTcaacaaaatagttttaaataccACATGAGAACTCATACAGTTGAGAAGCCTTTTAAGTGTCAGACCTGTGGAAAAAGGTTTAATCAAAGATCcgatttagtcaaacacatgaCAATTCACAGAGGTCAGGAGGGGTGA
- the nudt9 gene encoding ADP-ribose pyrophosphatase, mitochondrial isoform X2, whose amino-acid sequence MVCLASGRNWAGTIRLTLTLLGLPYIPRASELLKYEREHLLRRLACKLHPVKLSGISCTYPHPDRTCQNLTPFSASCCRVFTTRASTMPSSKVPHVKSRCPQYPGSSIKRFPVPDDKVGWGQKWPQYDPVSYTAPEVLKKPAWADPDVGSFSPKFNAVDGAVDRTSFEGSYRVENGKPLNPLGRTGLTGRGLLGRWGPNHAADPIVTRWKVDKSGAKIIHSVSKLPILQFVAIRRKDCGEWAIPGGMVDPGEQVSVTLQREFSEEALNSLAVPPAEKAEIHKRVTKLFQSQGFQVYKGYVDDPRNTDNAWMETIAANFHNEAGDSVSRLPLHAGDDAGQVQWVDIESSFTLYASHSHFLQLVAKERKAHW is encoded by the exons ATGGTGTGTTTAGCTTCGGGGCGAAACTGGGCAGGCACGATTCGTTTGACGTTGACTCTTCTCGGACTCCCGTACATCCCCCGTGCCTCCGAGTTATTAAAGTACGAGCGGGAACATTTGCTGCGAAGACTTGCATGTAAACTACACCCTGTTAAATT GTCTGGGATCTCTTGCACATATCCTCATCCCGACAGAACTTGTCAAAACCTCACACCATTCAGTGCCAGCTGCTGTAGGGTTTTCACCACCAGAGCCAGTACCATGCCGTCTTCAAAAGTACCACACGTGAAGTCCAGGTGCCCCCAGTATCCAGGGTCCAGCATCAAGCGCTTCCCTGTCCCTGACGACAAGGTGGGCTGGGGTCAGAAGTGGCCCCAGTATGATCCAGTCAGCTACACGGCTCCTGAAGTTTTGAAGAAGCCAGCCTGGGCAGATCCTGATGTTGG CTCTTTCTCTCCTAAGTTCAACGCCGTGGACGGTGCTGTGGACAGGACGAGCTTCGAAGGGAGCTACCGAGTGGAAAATGGAAAGCCGCT AAATCCCCTCGGACGCACGGGTTTGACTGGACGAGGTTTGCTCGGGCGATGGGGACCCAACCATGCAGCAGATCCCATCGTCACCAG ATGGAAGGTGGATAAAAGTGGAGCAAAGATAATTCACTCCGTGTCCAAACTGCCCATTCTGCAGTTTGTGGCCATCAGGAGGAAGGACTGCGGGGAGTGGGCCATTCCTGGG GGGATGGTGGATCCAGGCGAGCAGGTGTCTGTCACGCTGCAGCGGGAGTTCTCGGAGGAAGCGCTCAACTCGCTTGCGGTGCCACCGGCAGAGAAAGCGGAAATCCACAAACGCGTCACCAAACTCTTCCAATCCCAGGGGTTTCAG GTCTACAAAGGCTACGTCGACGATCCGAGAAACACCGACAATGCTTGGATGGAGACCATTGCTGCCAACTTTCACAATGAAGCAG GTGACAGTGTGAGCAGGCTGCCGCTGCATGCCGGCGACGACGCAGGACAAGTCCAGTGGGTCGACATTGAATCGTCTTTCACTCTGTATGCGAGTCACTCCCATTTCCTGCAGCTGGTTGCCAAAGAGAGGAAGGCTCACTGGTAA
- the nudt9 gene encoding ADP-ribose pyrophosphatase, mitochondrial isoform X3, translating to MVCLASGRNWAGTIRLTLTLLGLPYIPRASELLKSGISCTYPHPDRTCQNLTPFSASCCRVFTTRASTMPSSKVPHVKSRCPQYPGSSIKRFPVPDDKVGWGQKWPQYDPVSYTAPEVLKKPAWADPDVGSSFSPKFNAVDGAVDRTSFEGSYRVENGKPLNPLGRTGLTGRGLLGRWGPNHAADPIVTRWKVDKSGAKIIHSVSKLPILQFVAIRRKDCGEWAIPGGMVDPGEQVSVTLQREFSEEALNSLAVPPAEKAEIHKRVTKLFQSQGFQVYKGYVDDPRNTDNAWMETIAANFHNEAGDSVSRLPLHAGDDAGQVQWVDIESSFTLYASHSHFLQLVAKERKAHW from the exons ATGGTGTGTTTAGCTTCGGGGCGAAACTGGGCAGGCACGATTCGTTTGACGTTGACTCTTCTCGGACTCCCGTACATCCCCCGTGCCTCCGAGTTATTAAA GTCTGGGATCTCTTGCACATATCCTCATCCCGACAGAACTTGTCAAAACCTCACACCATTCAGTGCCAGCTGCTGTAGGGTTTTCACCACCAGAGCCAGTACCATGCCGTCTTCAAAAGTACCACACGTGAAGTCCAGGTGCCCCCAGTATCCAGGGTCCAGCATCAAGCGCTTCCCTGTCCCTGACGACAAGGTGGGCTGGGGTCAGAAGTGGCCCCAGTATGATCCAGTCAGCTACACGGCTCCTGAAGTTTTGAAGAAGCCAGCCTGGGCAGATCCTGATGTTGG CAGCTCTTTCTCTCCTAAGTTCAACGCCGTGGACGGTGCTGTGGACAGGACGAGCTTCGAAGGGAGCTACCGAGTGGAAAATGGAAAGCCGCT AAATCCCCTCGGACGCACGGGTTTGACTGGACGAGGTTTGCTCGGGCGATGGGGACCCAACCATGCAGCAGATCCCATCGTCACCAG ATGGAAGGTGGATAAAAGTGGAGCAAAGATAATTCACTCCGTGTCCAAACTGCCCATTCTGCAGTTTGTGGCCATCAGGAGGAAGGACTGCGGGGAGTGGGCCATTCCTGGG GGGATGGTGGATCCAGGCGAGCAGGTGTCTGTCACGCTGCAGCGGGAGTTCTCGGAGGAAGCGCTCAACTCGCTTGCGGTGCCACCGGCAGAGAAAGCGGAAATCCACAAACGCGTCACCAAACTCTTCCAATCCCAGGGGTTTCAG GTCTACAAAGGCTACGTCGACGATCCGAGAAACACCGACAATGCTTGGATGGAGACCATTGCTGCCAACTTTCACAATGAAGCAG GTGACAGTGTGAGCAGGCTGCCGCTGCATGCCGGCGACGACGCAGGACAAGTCCAGTGGGTCGACATTGAATCGTCTTTCACTCTGTATGCGAGTCACTCCCATTTCCTGCAGCTGGTTGCCAAAGAGAGGAAGGCTCACTGGTAA
- the nudt9 gene encoding ADP-ribose pyrophosphatase, mitochondrial isoform X1 encodes MVCLASGRNWAGTIRLTLTLLGLPYIPRASELLKYEREHLLRRLACKLHPVKLSGISCTYPHPDRTCQNLTPFSASCCRVFTTRASTMPSSKVPHVKSRCPQYPGSSIKRFPVPDDKVGWGQKWPQYDPVSYTAPEVLKKPAWADPDVGSSFSPKFNAVDGAVDRTSFEGSYRVENGKPLNPLGRTGLTGRGLLGRWGPNHAADPIVTRWKVDKSGAKIIHSVSKLPILQFVAIRRKDCGEWAIPGGMVDPGEQVSVTLQREFSEEALNSLAVPPAEKAEIHKRVTKLFQSQGFQVYKGYVDDPRNTDNAWMETIAANFHNEAGDSVSRLPLHAGDDAGQVQWVDIESSFTLYASHSHFLQLVAKERKAHW; translated from the exons ATGGTGTGTTTAGCTTCGGGGCGAAACTGGGCAGGCACGATTCGTTTGACGTTGACTCTTCTCGGACTCCCGTACATCCCCCGTGCCTCCGAGTTATTAAAGTACGAGCGGGAACATTTGCTGCGAAGACTTGCATGTAAACTACACCCTGTTAAATT GTCTGGGATCTCTTGCACATATCCTCATCCCGACAGAACTTGTCAAAACCTCACACCATTCAGTGCCAGCTGCTGTAGGGTTTTCACCACCAGAGCCAGTACCATGCCGTCTTCAAAAGTACCACACGTGAAGTCCAGGTGCCCCCAGTATCCAGGGTCCAGCATCAAGCGCTTCCCTGTCCCTGACGACAAGGTGGGCTGGGGTCAGAAGTGGCCCCAGTATGATCCAGTCAGCTACACGGCTCCTGAAGTTTTGAAGAAGCCAGCCTGGGCAGATCCTGATGTTGG CAGCTCTTTCTCTCCTAAGTTCAACGCCGTGGACGGTGCTGTGGACAGGACGAGCTTCGAAGGGAGCTACCGAGTGGAAAATGGAAAGCCGCT AAATCCCCTCGGACGCACGGGTTTGACTGGACGAGGTTTGCTCGGGCGATGGGGACCCAACCATGCAGCAGATCCCATCGTCACCAG ATGGAAGGTGGATAAAAGTGGAGCAAAGATAATTCACTCCGTGTCCAAACTGCCCATTCTGCAGTTTGTGGCCATCAGGAGGAAGGACTGCGGGGAGTGGGCCATTCCTGGG GGGATGGTGGATCCAGGCGAGCAGGTGTCTGTCACGCTGCAGCGGGAGTTCTCGGAGGAAGCGCTCAACTCGCTTGCGGTGCCACCGGCAGAGAAAGCGGAAATCCACAAACGCGTCACCAAACTCTTCCAATCCCAGGGGTTTCAG GTCTACAAAGGCTACGTCGACGATCCGAGAAACACCGACAATGCTTGGATGGAGACCATTGCTGCCAACTTTCACAATGAAGCAG GTGACAGTGTGAGCAGGCTGCCGCTGCATGCCGGCGACGACGCAGGACAAGTCCAGTGGGTCGACATTGAATCGTCTTTCACTCTGTATGCGAGTCACTCCCATTTCCTGCAGCTGGTTGCCAAAGAGAGGAAGGCTCACTGGTAA
- the nudt9 gene encoding ADP-ribose pyrophosphatase, mitochondrial isoform X4, producing MSGISCTYPHPDRTCQNLTPFSASCCRVFTTRASTMPSSKVPHVKSRCPQYPGSSIKRFPVPDDKVGWGQKWPQYDPVSYTAPEVLKKPAWADPDVGSSFSPKFNAVDGAVDRTSFEGSYRVENGKPLNPLGRTGLTGRGLLGRWGPNHAADPIVTRWKVDKSGAKIIHSVSKLPILQFVAIRRKDCGEWAIPGGMVDPGEQVSVTLQREFSEEALNSLAVPPAEKAEIHKRVTKLFQSQGFQVYKGYVDDPRNTDNAWMETIAANFHNEAGDSVSRLPLHAGDDAGQVQWVDIESSFTLYASHSHFLQLVAKERKAHW from the exons AT GTCTGGGATCTCTTGCACATATCCTCATCCCGACAGAACTTGTCAAAACCTCACACCATTCAGTGCCAGCTGCTGTAGGGTTTTCACCACCAGAGCCAGTACCATGCCGTCTTCAAAAGTACCACACGTGAAGTCCAGGTGCCCCCAGTATCCAGGGTCCAGCATCAAGCGCTTCCCTGTCCCTGACGACAAGGTGGGCTGGGGTCAGAAGTGGCCCCAGTATGATCCAGTCAGCTACACGGCTCCTGAAGTTTTGAAGAAGCCAGCCTGGGCAGATCCTGATGTTGG CAGCTCTTTCTCTCCTAAGTTCAACGCCGTGGACGGTGCTGTGGACAGGACGAGCTTCGAAGGGAGCTACCGAGTGGAAAATGGAAAGCCGCT AAATCCCCTCGGACGCACGGGTTTGACTGGACGAGGTTTGCTCGGGCGATGGGGACCCAACCATGCAGCAGATCCCATCGTCACCAG ATGGAAGGTGGATAAAAGTGGAGCAAAGATAATTCACTCCGTGTCCAAACTGCCCATTCTGCAGTTTGTGGCCATCAGGAGGAAGGACTGCGGGGAGTGGGCCATTCCTGGG GGGATGGTGGATCCAGGCGAGCAGGTGTCTGTCACGCTGCAGCGGGAGTTCTCGGAGGAAGCGCTCAACTCGCTTGCGGTGCCACCGGCAGAGAAAGCGGAAATCCACAAACGCGTCACCAAACTCTTCCAATCCCAGGGGTTTCAG GTCTACAAAGGCTACGTCGACGATCCGAGAAACACCGACAATGCTTGGATGGAGACCATTGCTGCCAACTTTCACAATGAAGCAG GTGACAGTGTGAGCAGGCTGCCGCTGCATGCCGGCGACGACGCAGGACAAGTCCAGTGGGTCGACATTGAATCGTCTTTCACTCTGTATGCGAGTCACTCCCATTTCCTGCAGCTGGTTGCCAAAGAGAGGAAGGCTCACTGGTAA
- the nudt9 gene encoding ADP-ribose pyrophosphatase, mitochondrial isoform X5 produces the protein MPSSKVPHVKSRCPQYPGSSIKRFPVPDDKVGWGQKWPQYDPVSYTAPEVLKKPAWADPDVGSSFSPKFNAVDGAVDRTSFEGSYRVENGKPLNPLGRTGLTGRGLLGRWGPNHAADPIVTRWKVDKSGAKIIHSVSKLPILQFVAIRRKDCGEWAIPGGMVDPGEQVSVTLQREFSEEALNSLAVPPAEKAEIHKRVTKLFQSQGFQVYKGYVDDPRNTDNAWMETIAANFHNEAGDSVSRLPLHAGDDAGQVQWVDIESSFTLYASHSHFLQLVAKERKAHW, from the exons ATGCCGTCTTCAAAAGTACCACACGTGAAGTCCAGGTGCCCCCAGTATCCAGGGTCCAGCATCAAGCGCTTCCCTGTCCCTGACGACAAGGTGGGCTGGGGTCAGAAGTGGCCCCAGTATGATCCAGTCAGCTACACGGCTCCTGAAGTTTTGAAGAAGCCAGCCTGGGCAGATCCTGATGTTGG CAGCTCTTTCTCTCCTAAGTTCAACGCCGTGGACGGTGCTGTGGACAGGACGAGCTTCGAAGGGAGCTACCGAGTGGAAAATGGAAAGCCGCT AAATCCCCTCGGACGCACGGGTTTGACTGGACGAGGTTTGCTCGGGCGATGGGGACCCAACCATGCAGCAGATCCCATCGTCACCAG ATGGAAGGTGGATAAAAGTGGAGCAAAGATAATTCACTCCGTGTCCAAACTGCCCATTCTGCAGTTTGTGGCCATCAGGAGGAAGGACTGCGGGGAGTGGGCCATTCCTGGG GGGATGGTGGATCCAGGCGAGCAGGTGTCTGTCACGCTGCAGCGGGAGTTCTCGGAGGAAGCGCTCAACTCGCTTGCGGTGCCACCGGCAGAGAAAGCGGAAATCCACAAACGCGTCACCAAACTCTTCCAATCCCAGGGGTTTCAG GTCTACAAAGGCTACGTCGACGATCCGAGAAACACCGACAATGCTTGGATGGAGACCATTGCTGCCAACTTTCACAATGAAGCAG GTGACAGTGTGAGCAGGCTGCCGCTGCATGCCGGCGACGACGCAGGACAAGTCCAGTGGGTCGACATTGAATCGTCTTTCACTCTGTATGCGAGTCACTCCCATTTCCTGCAGCTGGTTGCCAAAGAGAGGAAGGCTCACTGGTAA
- the si:ch211-11k18.4 gene encoding uncharacterized protein si:ch211-11k18.4: MSGKVKSRSAANADSIAGGVSCDERILRDIHKMYTDPDSGLIPVAESVGVKLLPPRKKITVMLMGNHSAGKSSFINWYVEEHIQRTGVAIETQGFSFVTSGRKRESLTGNATLHLYPHFKPLQQFKGVTEYLSTEICTSRQKRFSLVTFVDSPGLVDGDMKYPFDVDEVILWLGDLCDLILVFFDPMGQALCKRTLNIVESLNEKHGERLHFYLSKADEAGGESDRQRVLMQIVQELCKRPGLNKCGFEMPTIYIPNPAKPSRCVNQIEDVCRTVEKTINQTVQNTLNSLERDCELIGEAIADKLNRDRQTSLENRRARCKSCFLTLLGFSVPLALLALLILGTLSQELLEASLGREGTEALSLYLTPVVRIFDSLSGTQQLYACGGLVLLSFLLLIIARFSFRTRSTLSGKQKRQLQDKLDYVQEVVKSKKKKLYEEYLRQSVSDHDMDS, from the exons ATGTCGGGTAAAGTGAAGAGCCGGAGCGCCGCTAACGCAGACTCCATAGCGGGCGGTGTGTCCTGTGATGAGCGCATCTTGCGGGATATTCATAAAATGTACACGGACCCGGACAGCG gGTTGATTCCAGTGGCTGAATCTGTTGGTGTGAAATTGCTGCCACCCAGGAAGAAAATCACAGTGATGCTGATGGGCAACCACTCCGCTGGGAAAAGCTCCTTCATCAATTG GTACGTGGAGGAACACATCCAACGCACTGGCGTGGCCATCGAGACACAAGGCTTCAGCTTTGTCACGAGTGGCCGCAAGAGAGAGTCCCTCACA GGAAATGCCACCCTTCACTTGTATCCACATTTCAAGCCTCTGCAGCAGTTTAAAG GTGTTACAGAGTATCTGAGCACGGAGATCTGCACGTCGAGACAGAAACGGTTCAGCCTGGTGACGTTTGTCGATTCTCCAGGTTTGGTGGACGGCGACATGAAATATCCATTTGATGTGGATGAGGTTATCCTGTGGCTCG GGGACCTTTGTGACCTTATTCTGGTCTTCTTTGACCCCATGGGTCAGGCTCTGTGCAAGCGCACACTCAACATCGTGGAAAGCCTGAATGAGAAGCACGGCGAGCGGCTGCATTTTTACCTGAGCAAAGCTGACGAAGCGGGCGGAGAGTCGGACAGACAG CGAGTTTTGATGCAGATCGTTCAGGAGCTCTGCAAGCGGCCAGGACTCAACAAATGTGGCTTTGAGATGCCCACCATCTACATTCCCAACCCAGCCAAG CCCAGCCGCTGTGTGAACCAGATCGAGGACGTTTGCCGCACGGTCGAGAAAACCATCAACCAGACAGTCCAGAACACGCTCAACTCTCTGGAGAGGGACTGCGAGCTCATCGGCGAGGCCATCGCCGATAAACTCAATAGGGACAG ACAGACGAGTTTGGAGAACAGACGTGCGCGCTGTAAGAGCTGCTTCCTGACTCTGCTGGGTTTCAGCGTCCCTCTGGCCCTGCTGGCCCTGCTGATCCTGGGCACTTTGTCCCAGGAGCTTCTGGAGGCGTCTCTGGGCCGTGAGGGAACCGAGGCCCTCTCTCTCTATCTG ACTCCCGTGGTGAGAATCTTTGACTCCCTGTCTGGCACGCAGCAGCTTTACGCCTGCGGCGGCCTGGTCCTTTTGTCCTTCCTCCTGCTCATCATCGCACGCTTCTCCTTCAG GACTCGTTCGACCCTCTCGGGCAAGCAGAAGCGGCAGCTGCAGGACAAGCTGGACTACGTTCAGGAGGTGGTGAAGAGCAAAAAG AAAAAGCTCTACGAGGAATATTTACGTCAGAGTGTCAGCGATCACGACATGGACTCGTGA
- the rabep2 gene encoding rab GTPase-binding effector protein 2, which produces MSSRKEDPEVSLQAQLAECQAQAEHWQAVATICELNKQEELEDLQKQYDQEIQSLQEALRETAAQYEARIAVLQSQPSDWRRSSGKSKKSNRKGRVDPEVSANDSLTSGVNSSMEDEASSPADRAQSRPAELEAAEGEGAALSTEGYFSLQHCDSASLSSFTLDTPSLPRKLLGQEDTESLVSTGTLVPEAIYLPPAGHRLVTHSDWDALNAQLSELRGEVSRLQAEKEELERELDTQTNHTHQQVSTLQSQVQASEALLQDLQKSFSQSQNAVQSRLAELSLSQRKMCSELSKLKGDEAAEDLPDTGSSFSATLHGAHCEERLRIEIVNLREQLDTRAEENEVLEVQLSTLRTETEKIQSELVACRTEVDGLRVALTHLQNTNKTLSSEKATLNQKCLELRSQVISLRSQLDTSQAVQRDFVQLSQSLQVKMELVRQAESLEQVQEILEGDASEADSQPADAS; this is translated from the exons ATGAGCTCCCGAAAGGAAGACCCAG AGGTGAGCCTGCAAGCCCAGCTCGCCGAGTGCCAAGCCCAGGCCGAGCACTGGCAGGCCGTGGCGACGATCTGTGAGCTGAAcaaacaggaggaactggaaGACCTGCAGAAACAATATGATCAAGAGATACAGTCGCTGCAGGAGGCCCTCAGAG AGACAGCAGCTCAGTATGAAGCCAGGATAGCCGTGCTGCAGTCTCAGCCCTCGGACTGGAGGAGATCCAGCGGAAAGAGCAAG AAAAGTAACAGGAAGGGCAGGGTGGATCCAGAAGTCTCCGCCAACGACTCCCTAACATCGGGGGTCAACAGCTCGATGGAGGACGAAGCGTCATCTCCAGCGGACCGAGCGCAGAGTCGGCCGGCAGAGCTGGAGGCAGCAGAGGGCGAAGGGGCGGCACTTTCAACAGAGGGATATTTTTCACTACAGCACTGCGACTCGGCCTCGCTGTCCTCCTTCACTCTGGACACGCCCTCTCTGCCCAGAAAGCTCCTCGGTCAGGAGGACACGGAGTCGCTGGTTTCTACGGGAACCCTGGTGCCTGAAGCCATTTACCTGCCACCGGCCGGACACCGGCTTGTAACGCACAGCGACTGGGATGCACTCAACGCACAG ctgtcGGAGCTGCGAGGGGAAGTGAGCCGGCTGCAGGCGGAGaaggaagagctggagagagAACTGGACACGCAGACCAACCACACACACCAACAG GTGTCGACGCTCCAGTCCCAGGTTCAGGCTTCAGAGGCCCTCCTTCAGGATTTGCAGAAATCTTTCAGCCAGTCACAGAACGCAGTCCAGAGCCGGCTG gcGGAGCTGTCCCTGTCTCAGCGGAAAATGTGCAGTGAGCTGTCCAAACTGAAAGGAGACGAGGCTGCAGAGGACCTGCCAGACACCGGCTCATCGTTCTCGGCCACGCTGCAT GGGGCGCACTGCGAGGAGCGCCTTCGCATCGAGATCGTCAACCTGAGGGAGCAGCTGGACACTCGGGCGGAGGAGAACG AAGTTTTAGAAG TGCAGCTTTCCACTCTGAGGACGGAGACAGAGAAGATCCAGTCCGAGCTCGTGGCGTGTCGCACTGAAGTGGACGGCCTGCGGGTGGCGCTCACCCATCTACAGAACACCAACAAAACCCTCAGCAGTGAAAAG GCGACTCTGAACCAAAAGTGTCTGGAGCTGCGAAGCCAAGTGATCAGTCTGCGCTCTCAGCTCGACACCAGCCAGGCCGTTCAGAGAGACTTCGTCCAGCTCTCCCAGTCGCTTCAG GTGAAGATGGAGTTGGTCCGGCAGGCGGAGAGCCTGGAACAAGTCCAGGAAATCCTGGAGGGGGACGCCAGCGAAGCGGATTCTCAGCCTGCTGATGCCTCTTGA